Within the Setaria viridis chromosome 3, Setaria_viridis_v4.0, whole genome shotgun sequence genome, the region TTTTGTCTGTAAGATGATGACTGATGAAACTCTCAGGGTCTAGGTAGCCGAGTGTTCCTTGGACAAACATGATAAACTCACTTTCATCCATGGACTTCAGTGCTGATGCTCCAAAATCTGCAACCTTTGCATTGTGTTCATCATCCAACAGAATATTGGCTGATTTGACATCCCCGTGTAGGATGGTAAGAGATGTTGATGAATGTAAATAAGCTAGAGCTTCTGCTGATTGTGTTGCAATCTTCAGACGAATACCCAAAGGGATTGGTGGTCTATGGTCAGCACCATGAAGGAACTCGGATAAAGTTCCATTGGAGACAAACTCGTACACCAACATAGGGACATCTACATCCAAGCAACAGCCCAGTAACTTCACAATATTTCGGTGGTTAATTTGAGATAAGATTATTATCTCATTGACAAACTCTTCCCTGCAGTCATCGTTTATTACTTTGGACTTCTTTATAGCAACCTCTGTGTGGTCATCCAAAGTTCCTCTATAGACCATTCCATGGCCACCACATCCAAGGACTTGATCTTCATTATAATTGTCTGTGGCTCTCTTTATCTCTTTTTCTGTAAGTATACGAATTGTGTGAGCCTTCCTTGATCTCATCTCGTAATATAACTTGAGACCTCCGTTTTGTCTGAAATACTCATCTTTCTCCTTCTTGTGCCTTTTCCTTAGTAATTGGATGGTAAAAATGCATGCCAAGGCCATCACCACAATTACAGAAACACAGATGGCTGCAAAATTGTGTttgacaaaagaaaagaggTGCTAGTAAATATCAATTACAATATCTTCCCAGCATTGAGAGATATTAATCTTGAGTTCGTCCAATCTGGAGCTCCAATAGGATGTATATAACAAAAAGTGAAATTGATAATTTTCTTCAAGAAAATTGAAAGGCTTAAAACAGTACGACATTAGGTATGATATTCTTTAAAGTTTATACTTCTTTTGCTATTATGCGTGagtctttatcacaaggaacatcTTAACATTTGATATGCTCCTCTATTTGGCTCTAAAATTTTCATATAGAAAGAAGTTTTTATTTCGCACCTGCcaatatttagttcttgctATTTGACCCCCGGATAGATTTCTGTCTCCGTTCATGATTAAACATAATTGAACTGTATGTACAGGGTGCTTACCAATAAATAATGTAATTCTATTGTCACTATCATGATCAAGCGGGCATTCAGAAATTTTGCCGTCATGCTTTCCTTTCTTGCATATGCATGAGTAGTTTCCCGGTATGTTCTGACAGACCGCCCTGTCTTTGCATGGGTTACGCAGCATGCACTCATCTATATCTGTTGATGTCAACAAAAAGATAATAAGCATCCCAGTAAAAATGCAGCTAATCATTTCAGGTTTTAATATTTTAACTTCCCCCTCCATAACTTCCCCCAGAATTAAGCATCGCAATATGTATAATCATATTGGGCTAAATACCAAATCAAATCGCTGGCACACCTTTAAACAAAAACTTGGAGGATTTGTTTTGAAAAGTCACTGGAGCTAACTCACATGGTGAAACTTGAATGAAAAAGGTGTGTTCATAATTTTGTGTAAAAGTTCATATTGAACTGCAGGAAAACTAGACAGTATTAAGAATTCAGTAGTTTTTCCTAGTACTGCTCCTGGAATTCCAGACCCAAGTTAACGTTTGTCTGGGTAAACGTACCTTGGCATCCATTCTGAATGTAAGGATTACCCTCATATCCATCGGAGCATTGGCATAGATACCCTGGACCATTGTTTGCAGCCATGCAGTAGCTGTTTTCACTGAGGCAGGCATAGTCGCTCGGTGGCTTCTTCCCTTCCTCTGGGCAGGAGCCATTCCTGATGGCCCAGTCTGCGATGACGGGAGCATCAATGAACGCGAGGCGGCCGATGAGGTCCTGCTGCCTGAAGCTGTACCACCCGACCTCGGCAACCATGCCATAGAAGCAAGGGTTGAAGCCCCATACCTTGCTCTGGTTCATCTCAAACATCACTCGAATGGAAGTGAGGTTCGCAGGGATGGCAGCCTCGCAGCAGCCCATCCCAGCGCATGGTGCGCCATCAGATGTGCTGTTGATGCCTTCGCAGTAGGAGTAGCATCCAGCCACGTACTGGCTTGCGGCGCCCTGGTGCCCACCGATAAGTCCTAGGGTGTTGCAACCGATGGCCGTGAATCGGTTGCGTGAAGGGGAGGGGAGAAAGGGGGTGGACTGCAGCTCATAACCCCCGATTAACTTGGTGAAAGAAGTGCTCGACGTGAAGCAGATGTGGCTGATGGGGCTGAGCACACGCATCTCACCGTACTCCAGTGAGATGCTGGTGATCTCAGTATATCCCCCGCTGTCCCCAACTGTTGGCCGCGTTGGGTGTATGTTGTTGTTGCAGATGAGATTGAAGTAGCTACTAAAATGGGTTGCTGCACAATGAGTGCCAATGCCAAAGGGGTAGGGGATGGACACATTGCCGCACTTGTCTGGGCAGCCTGGCAATGATACCAAGGGCCTAGAAGAGCCTCCATCTGGCACCACTATTGCTGGAAAGAAGATCCACAGTACGAGGACTAGGACTTTTGATTCTTGCATGGTTGGATGCAGTAACTTGCTTTGGCAGTCCCTTGCTACACCTAGCAGCTTACTGTCCCCCTACTCATTTTCCATGAATGCTAACAGCATGTTAGGCTCGCTTAAAATGTTAGGAAGCAGGCTTGTCTTGGCCGTTCTATTTCATCTAAGTTAATGCAAGCTGTAGTATTATTCTGGCTGACTGCAGTTGCTTATGGGAGTACGTTAGTTCGTTAACTACTTTGGATAATATCAGAGTACGTTAACGCGTACAGTGACATTGATTATAACTGGGTGTTTTTGAAGATTATAACTGGGTCTTGCCTTGCTTTTTATAAATGAGCATTGCTGTTTTACTTTTAGAAACAGAAAGGCAAGCCCCCAATTTCGCTGTGGAAGCCAGATTCAAAGGACAAGAGGTACTagtcactaccggaaacagttcttttgccgagtgccccaggcactcggcgaaggccccattacactcggcaactggtttgccgagtgtaacactcggcgaagtatagtcggcaaagtttttctcggcaaacaggctgtttgccgagtgtcgatcgtcgggcactcggcaaaccttttgccgagtgccacaatacactcggcaaaactaaaCACTCGGCACAAAGACGTTAACGGTCTGTCACGGCGacggaagctttgccgagtgtctgacggccgacactcggcgaagtctacctgtttgccgagt harbors:
- the LOC117849391 gene encoding wall-associated receptor kinase 4 produces the protein MQESKVLVLVLWIFFPAIVVPDGGSSRPLVSLPGCPDKCGNVSIPYPFGIGTHCAATHFSSYFNLICNNNIHPTRPTVGDSGGYTEITSISLEYGEMRVLSPISHICFTSSTSFTKLIGGYELQSTPFLPSPSRNRFTAIGCNTLGLIGGHQGAASQYVAGCYSYCEGINSTSDGAPCAGMGCCEAAIPANLTSIRVMFEMNQSKVWGFNPCFYGMVAEVGWYSFRQQDLIGRLAFIDAPVIADWAIRNGSCPEEGKKPPSDYACLSENSYCMAANNGPGYLCQCSDGYEGNPYIQNGCQDIDECMLRNPCKDRAVCQNIPGNYSCICKKGKHDAICVSVIVVMALACIFTIQLLRKRHKKEKDEYFRQNGGLKLYYEMRSRKAHTIRILTEKEIKRATDNYNEDQVLGCGGHGMVYRGTLDDHTEVAIKKSKVINDDCREEFVNEIIILSQINHRNIVSADHRPPIPLGIRLKIATQSAEALAYLHSSTSLTILHGDVKSANILLDDEHNAKVADFGASALKSMDESEFIMFVQGTLGYLDPESFISHHLTDKSDVYSFGVVLLELMTRKRAMYADQFSVKKSLSYNFLLMFRQNKHQNMLDFDIIDETVMAVLEKLAKLAVHCLSPNGEDRPTMKEVAERLQILRRLHIHATSGRKNNYSTQNHLGSSSLAVPLDDMTYRSMETSTLVWA